From Mytilus edulis chromosome 9, xbMytEdul2.2, whole genome shotgun sequence, the proteins below share one genomic window:
- the LOC139488402 gene encoding uncharacterized protein: protein MASLQNELSSLREKFKDEREDNEYLRLLISDDIGKPIKLYDEQSRKYTKEAQECVYQLLNNNVTTSRVGPVITTVLKLVGMRPNKLPSVSTVNNMNVQRLILAQTQLAEELSQKNSTCLLSDETSKYGTKFEGYHVSDNEGRLWVLGLRNILTKGAKDTLKTFQEILQDISEVSEVCDHEAGKKVLLKIVSTMSDRASTQIKFNELLEEYRAEILQDQLGESWGQMSDNEKSSVTKLNNFFCSLHVLVHAAETSTACLLEADGGLFENSPPIYDATFKKASEPGCLRLIRTVSKAFSCGGYEKNGVYGQFIVFVKPFLKENGIHSIPIDRFRGNRFNILFTNAAGVYFLSSKIKEFLQSNDSNRLLKSVKFDVNNNVFVAGCKALGLIAYLITVPLWQVIEDKTIHILDISVYYKEIIEYIESSIDDIENFMS from the coding sequence ATGGCTAGTTTACAAAATGAATTATCTTCTCTTAGGGAAAAGTTCAAAGATGAAAGAGAGGACAATGAATATTTAAGACTTTTAATATCTGATGATATAGGCAAACCGATCAAATTGTATGATGAACAATCCAGAAAATACACAAAAGAAGCACAAGAATGTGTTTACCAGTTGTTAAATAACAATGTGACTACTAGTCGTGTTGGTCCGGTTATTACTACAGTGTTGAAGCTTGTTGGTATGAGGCCAAATAAGTTGCCATCTGTCTCTACTGTTAACAATATGAATGTTCAGAGACTTATTCTCGCCCAAACACAGTTAGCTGAAGAATTAAGTCAAAAAAATTCTACTTGTTTACTTAGCGACGAGACATCAAAATATGGAACAAAATTTGAAGGTTATCATGTGTCTGACAATGAAGGGAGATTATGGGTATTAGGTTTAAGAAACATCTTGACCAAAGGGGCAAAGGACACTCTAAAAACATTCCAAGAAATTCTTCAAGACATAAGTGAAGTAAGTGAAGTTTGTGACCATGAAGCTGGCAAAAAAGTATTGCTAAAAATTGTTTCTACTATGTCAGACAGGGCATCAACTCAAATTAAATTCAATGAATTATTGGAAGAGTATAGGGCTGAAATATTACAAGATCAGTTAGGTGAATCATGGGGTCAGATGAGTGACAATGAAAAATCATCAGTTACCAAACTTAACAATTTCTTTTGCAGTTTACATGTTCTTGTTCATGCGGCAGAGACTTCAACAGCATGTCTTCTGGAAGCAGACGGAGGATTATTTGAAAATAGTCCACCAATTTATGATGCGACATTTAAGAAAGCAAGTGAACCTGGATGTCTTCGACTCATAAGAACTGTATCGAAAGCTTTTAGCTGTGGAGGATATGAAAAAAATGGAGTTTACGGtcaatttattgtttttgtcaaaccatttttaaaggaaaatggtATACATAGCATCCCAATCGACCGATTTAGGGGCAACCGCTTTAATATTTTATTCACTAATGCAGCTGGTGTGTACTTTCTCAGTTccaaaattaaagaatttttacAGTCAAATGACAGTAATAGATTGCTGAAATCGGTGAAGTTTGATGTCAATAATAATGTGTTTGTAGCAGGATGCAAGGCCCTTGGTTTGATTGCGTATCTCATCACAGTTCCCTTATGGCAGGTAATTGAAGACAAAACAATTCACATTCTTGATATTTCCGTTTACTACAAAGAAATAATCGAGTATATAGAATCATCAATTGATGACATTGAAAATTTTATGTCTTGA